Within Mongoliitalea daihaiensis, the genomic segment TGATAATCAATTCATAATCTCCTTCACCCAATCCTGAAAAATCTAGTTCTGTAATTGTTGTTGCTGTGTTATCGGATAAATTAATTAAAATTATTCTGTAATCTTCAACGTCACCCGGTAAATCTTCGATGACGAAACCACCGATAAAAGGATTTTGACTTGTCAGAATTGGTGTTACTTTAGCGCTAAATGCTTCGGTGTTCCAAATTAGGTTTTCAGGTGGAACCTGCATTACTAAACTTGGGTTATTTCTGTCTATTACACGTAATTGTACATCGATAGCATCCCCTGGTTGAAATGGCACCCTAATTGCGAAATCAGTTAGATTTTCAGATCTATTTTCACCATTTACTGTCCAAATGAAGTCAAAATTCCCGCTTCCTCCTGCTAAATCTGTAAGACTAAAAATGATTTCAGTGTCACCATTTTCATCAAAACAATCAGCAACAGCCCCGAAATCATAAAAAAAGCCATCAATTGAAACCCTCCTCACATCAGGGTACCTAATACAAATACCAGTATTACCTTGATAGTTTTCACAAATAGGGGCTAAATTATTCCTGTTTAACCAAACTGCGTTTATTTCACGTAGTTCAAGTCTTTGATTTAAACAATTGAAGTTGGCTGGTCTTGGGATTGTTCTTGTTACAGAGACAAGTCCAGATCCATTAGGGAGTGTTCCCATGTTAAAGAGTACGTCTTGTGCAAATTGTTCCGAACCATCAATTGTAGAAACTAGAAAAAGAGCAGCTCCTATAAATGTGTTATGTTTTTCACCACCTGACACACTATTGTATTGAAAAGAAATAGTTATGAAATCCTCATTGTTATCACAGTTATCTACAGTTATAGGCGATCCCGATTCATCTTGAATTCTAAAATTGAGTAATAAAAGCTGGTCTGCATTTCTATTACCTCCACATATTAGACAATCTCTTGTAACATCCCCAAACCCCTCTACTACCACGCCCAAAAGCAGAAAAAAAAGAAAAAGCGTTCCGAGTTTTGTACGAAAAGTTGCCATGGTTTCTATCTGTTAAAAACTAGTCAATTATTTGCATTACAAATGTACTTTTTCGCGGTTGATAAAAAAAGTAATGTCTATAAAATTTTGTATTTCATGGCTAAAAATTTGCAGATGATAGTGTTTTGGCAAAAAAAAGACAGCCATTTAGCTGTCCTTTCTTTATTGAATTTAGTCCCTTTTATTGTTTCATCACTTTTATCTGTTCTTTTTGATTGCCCCAAGCAACTTCTACGATGTATAAGCCATTGGTTGATTTTTGAAATGCTTGGCTGATGGTATCCGAGAGTTGTCTAACGTCTTTTCCAGAGAACACTTCTTGCTTTCCTACTGGGGATACTAATTTTACAATCACCAATTCATCTGCATAAGCTGCACGGTTGGCCAATTCCAAGTTGAAGCGCTCTCCTCCTTTGTTAGGATTAGGGAAGGCTTTCCATACATTACTTACATTGGCAGCACCCGGGATTCTTACGGCCACTACTTCGCTGTATGCGTATGTTCCATCAAAATCCACTTGCTTTAATCTGTAGTAAGCCATGCCACCTGAAAGTGGAAGTTTAGCATCTTCAAATGAATAGGTTACGACCTCATCTGAGAAACCAACACCGTCTACTTCGCCCATGGTTTCGAAAGAATTTACCTGATCGATAGCACGCTCGATTTCGAAGTGAGAGTTTTCCCATTCTTTGGCTGTTGCCCAAGTAAGCGATACTGAACGGTTTTTAAGATTTAAATTTCCTTTAACGTATACAAACTCTACTGGAAGACCAATACCCAATCCAAATGCACAAATGCCTGTGGTACTAGAAGTCCATGAAATATTTGTCGTACTGCTTGAAGTTACAGGGCTATTGTTTACACAGTCTATAGGTCCAGTTGCACCTGTAATGTTTACTTCGCCATTTATCTGGATAGTTGCGTTATCAAAATTTAGTTTCGCATTCGGTCCATTTAATACGATATCTACACCGTCAAAAATGAATCTATTTCTAGTATTTGAGCCACTAGAATTAAAGTTGACAGTTCCTCCATCCTCAACGCATATTATTGTATTGCGGAGATCGGAAATCCAAGCCAAGTTTAGGGTTGCACCATTTCTTACAATTATACGTCCTTTTTGGCTAGCAGTTCCTTCTATTGAAAATGCTGCTCTGTTTGCATTATTGTTTGCTGTTCCAAGAGCTACGTTTGCACCTGACTCAACGATTATTCCTCTAATTGTTGTGGAGTTAGATGTTTCCCAAACGTGAAAACCACTACCGCTTACCTTTACAACAGAGCTTGAAGATATAGCGTTATTTGCAAAACTAATTTGATTTGGCCTTGCCTCAGTACCAGTAGAATTTGTTACTTGATTTGTGAATGGTACTTCAGAACAGCTGTTCGCTTGAACTTGAAGCGCAACCAAAATTAATGTAAAGGCGAAGAAACTAATTTTACGAAGCATATTTATTAGGGATGTGTCGGGTGTATAAGACAACGACACAAAAATATATACAAAAATGTATTTCACAAAATAAAAAACGAATTTTAAACAAAAAATTTTGCAGTTGGTAACAAGTGTCACATTTTGTAAATTTTGTGTATTTCGATCTTATTTCCCCACCTTACCTCTAAAATATAGACTCCACGCTCTAGTATTTGTAGGTTTTGACCTATTTCTCTGCTTATTTCAGTTAGATTTCTCCCACTAATGGTAAATTTCTTTCCTGTTGTAGCAATCAAATGAATTTGTAAAGATTCATCTTGATAGGAATCGGTGTTCAATAAATCCAAGGTAAATGCATGGCCAGTAGTAGGGTTAGGGTAGGTAACCCATACTTTTCCATCTGTTTGTTGTGGGAAGGTGCGAACTCCCACCACATCGCTGTATGCATAGGTTCCATCAAAATCCACTTGTCTTAAGCGATAATAGGCCATTCCTCCCGCCATGGGCAGACGGTCGTCTACAAATGTGTAGGAAACTGGAACATCTGAGAAGCCAGCTCCTTCCACTTCTCCGATTGTTTGGAAATCCTGAACCTGATTGATCGCTCGTTCGATTTCAAAGTGTGAGTTTTCCCATTCTTTGCCCGTAGCCCATTGCAGAGTCACTGCTCGCTGTGAGGAATTAAATGAGCCATTGAAGTAAAGGTATTCTACAGGTGTGATTACAAATCGCTTTCTAATAATGACTATTCCATCGGTACCGTTTCCACCACCTAATGAGCCAGCCCCGCCTCCTGATCCTGGAGTTCTGCCATTTCCTCCATTTCCTGAATTATTCCCATTTCCTCCAACTCCGGAGCCACCATCCCCAGGTGTATTTTGCCCAGTTCCACCGCCACCTCCCGAGTAAATAACAAGTTCACCACTAATACTCTGAGCAGACCCATCTCCTCCGGGTCCTCCAGGGTTGCCATTGCCATTGGCAACATTTGGAGCAGCCCCTCCAGCCCCTCCGCCTCCAGCTCCAGATCTATTTCCTCCCCCTGAATTATTTGCTTGTCCCCCTCTGTTTCCTTGTCCTGCTTGATTATTTCCTCCGCTACCTCCAGCGTTTGCACCTCCGCCCCCAGACCCACCAGGGTTTCCACTTAATACCCCATTACTGTTTGAACCACCTCCACCACCTCCGACAGCTACAAAATTTAAAAAACTAGAATTGGTTCCATTTCCTCCGCGAGAATTAATAGAAGTAGATCCAAGACCACCTGTTCCAACGATAACGGGTAGTACATCTCCAGGATTTAAATTGACAGAAGAATTATAAATCAGTCCTCCCGCACCGCCACCGCCAGCACTTGTTCCTCTACCACCACCACCGCCTCCCGCGACTACAAGGATCTCCGCTTCATCAAAGGGTTCTTCATCTTCAGATAATGCAGGGACTGTCCAACCTGTGCTACATCTGAAAATGTAAATCCTTTCAAACACCTGTTCGGAACCTGAGGCAATGGCAGGTAATTCAATAATTTCCAAGCAACCAGTTCTTTGCCCAATAAAAACTTGCCCATTGCGGCAAATTCCACCTGAAGTTTGAAACTTATTGGTAAAGAGTATACCGTTATTTCCATTTAAACACCCTGCTCCAGTTATATCCCCACCCACGTTTAGGTAATTGGGCTGATTGTTATCTCCTGCGGAAACATTGGCGCCCCCATTCATGGTAAGGTTACCAGCAATATCCAAAAAGCCATGTATAGCGATGTTTCCGTCATTTTGAACATTCCCACCTATATTACCACCACTCACACTGAATGATCCGCTACCATTATTGGTAAGGTTGCCCCCTATGTTGATGGTGCCAGCGGATGAATTGGTCTGCCCATTGCTTTGATAGTTGCCGCCTACGCCTAATGTGCCTGAATTAGAAACCTGTGCCCCACCATTGACCGTAAAGTTTCCTGAAACTGATGAGGTACCGGAAAGATTGAGTGAGCCATTGATTGTAAAGTCTCCATTGCGGATAAAAGTCCCTGTACTGTTGATCGTTCGTCCGGAATTGAGGTTAGCAAAATTGACGGTCAATGTCCCCGAGTTGTTAATGGTCCAGTTACCATTGTAATCGTTGCGTGCCGTAAATATTCCAAAATTATTGATGGTAGCTAAGCTGCTTAGACTATTGAAATCAGCATTTACTGTCACTCCTTGTTCGATACAGATAATTACATTTTGCGCATTATTGAAATTAATTGCTGTTGTTCTATTGGCAGCAATACATACCCGTATCCCATTGGCATTATTGGGTATAGTAGGTCCTCCTGTGGAAT encodes:
- a CDS encoding fibronectin type III domain-containing protein; translated protein: MATFRTKLGTLFLFFLLLGVVVEGFGDVTRDCLICGGNRNADQLLLLNFRIQDESGSPITVDNCDNNEDFITISFQYNSVSGGEKHNTFIGAALFLVSTIDGSEQFAQDVLFNMGTLPNGSGLVSVTRTIPRPANFNCLNQRLELREINAVWLNRNNLAPICENYQGNTGICIRYPDVRRVSIDGFFYDFGAVADCFDENGDTEIIFSLTDLAGGSGNFDFIWTVNGENRSENLTDFAIRVPFQPGDAIDVQLRVIDRNNPSLVMQVPPENLIWNTEAFSAKVTPILTSQNPFIGGFVIEDLPGDVEDYRIILINLSDNTATTITELDFSGLGEGDYELIIIDENGISRCFTLLIDFTILPVIYADLTLTFNPEQRAINFRWSTTKEWEASHFEIERADRGNKFHKIGEVDARGWSDELTHYNFEDKNLPLTGGNLLYRLKQVDFNGKSEYSEVLSVRQVPRMETTQGVWRAFPNPTNGSTFKVGLLDRSNYGDEPITFRLVHPLFQTAPITVNTEIEMNNQLALQISRVPKGIFVVEIQWERKIEHIKVLKN
- a CDS encoding T9SS type A sorting domain-containing protein, whose protein sequence is MLRKISFFAFTLILVALQVQANSCSEVPFTNQVTNSTGTEARPNQISFANNAISSSSVVKVSGSGFHVWETSNSTTIRGIIVESGANVALGTANNNANRAAFSIEGTASQKGRIIVRNGATLNLAWISDLRNTIICVEDGGTVNFNSSGSNTRNRFIFDGVDIVLNGPNAKLNFDNATIQINGEVNITGATGPIDCVNNSPVTSSSTTNISWTSSTTGICAFGLGIGLPVEFVYVKGNLNLKNRSVSLTWATAKEWENSHFEIERAIDQVNSFETMGEVDGVGFSDEVVTYSFEDAKLPLSGGMAYYRLKQVDFDGTYAYSEVVAVRIPGAANVSNVWKAFPNPNKGGERFNLELANRAAYADELVIVKLVSPVGKQEVFSGKDVRQLSDTISQAFQKSTNGLYIVEVAWGNQKEQIKVMKQ
- a CDS encoding T9SS type A sorting domain-containing protein — encoded protein: MPSPIEKLLLKKYKKSAKKLEFSYLMISLFLALVPGMFINAEAQSCNTCDFTFNSTGGPTIPNNANGIRVCIAANRTTAINFNNAQNVIICIEQGVTVNADFNSLSSLATINNFGIFTARNDYNGNWTINNSGTLTVNFANLNSGRTINSTGTFIRNGDFTINGSLNLSGTSSVSGNFTVNGGAQVSNSGTLGVGGNYQSNGQTNSSAGTINIGGNLTNNGSGSFSVSGGNIGGNVQNDGNIAIHGFLDIAGNLTMNGGANVSAGDNNQPNYLNVGGDITGAGCLNGNNGILFTNKFQTSGGICRNGQVFIGQRTGCLEIIELPAIASGSEQVFERIYIFRCSTGWTVPALSEDEEPFDEAEILVVAGGGGGGRGTSAGGGGAGGLIYNSSVNLNPGDVLPVIVGTGGLGSTSINSRGGNGTNSSFLNFVAVGGGGGGSNSNGVLSGNPGGSGGGGANAGGSGGNNQAGQGNRGGQANNSGGGNRSGAGGGGAGGAAPNVANGNGNPGGPGGDGSAQSISGELVIYSGGGGGTGQNTPGDGGSGVGGNGNNSGNGGNGRTPGSGGGAGSLGGGNGTDGIVIIRKRFVITPVEYLYFNGSFNSSQRAVTLQWATGKEWENSHFEIERAINQVQDFQTIGEVEGAGFSDVPVSYTFVDDRLPMAGGMAYYRLRQVDFDGTYAYSDVVGVRTFPQQTDGKVWVTYPNPTTGHAFTLDLLNTDSYQDESLQIHLIATTGKKFTISGRNLTEISREIGQNLQILERGVYILEVRWGNKIEIHKIYKM